One Colius striatus isolate bColStr4 chromosome 10, bColStr4.1.hap1, whole genome shotgun sequence genomic region harbors:
- the LOC133626250 gene encoding forkhead box protein J1-like, translating into MDLFAWPSLPAALSHSPCQPISSSASRTQHHTMVLSPELAQDTGHRSNPSVRPPYTYASLICMAMEASQKPSISLSDIYKWIRDNFSYFRHADPSWQRSIRRNLSLNKSFIRVPQEKGETGRGGFWMLHPEYAQRLKNIACKQRRMPQAQTHPACPATAPQGTGSLTCTDTSSGTYTSILTVNREVQQRLKEFEEATSNQTLAAADGKAGQKRKKPSPAGMAKVARLCSPALLSPEQQPELGALQGDLDWEAFFYTNRQSSFITISNRDSPLLELTEPNSPAEHEPERTAHGHHIHQLQDGQEQQQLLTEASVNNLDFDETFMATYFLQQELDKETNDCLYY; encoded by the exons CTTGGCCAAGTCTTCCTGCTGCTCTGTCCcactccccctgccagcccatctcctcctcagcctccagaACGCAGCATCACACCAtggtgctgagccctgagcTCGCACAGGACACTGGCCACAGGAGCAACCCTTCTGTCAGGCCACCCTACACCTACGCCAGCCTCATCTGCATGGCCATGGAAGCCAGCCAGAAgcccagcatctccctctctgACATCTACAAGTGGATCAGGGACAACTTCAGCTACTTCCGACACGCTGATCCCAGCTGGCAG AGATCCATCCGGCGCAACCTCTCCTTGAACAAGAGCTTCATCAGGGTGCCCCAGGAGAAGGGGGAGACAGGCAGAGGCGGCTTTTGGATGCTTCACCCCGAATATGCCCAGAGGCTCAAGA ACATTGCCTGCAAACAGCGGAGGATGCCCCAAGCACAGACCCACCCGGCCTGTCCTGCAACAGCCCCACAAGGCACAGGGAGCCTCACCTGCACAGACACCTCCTCTGGCACCTACACTTCCATCCTAACTGTCAACAGGGAGGTGCAGCAGCGGCTGAAGGAGTTTGAAGAAGCCACCAGCAACCagaccctggctgcagcagatggCAAAGCAGGGCAGAAGCGCAAGAAGCCATCGCCTGCAGGAATGGCCAAGGTGGCTCGActttgcagccctgccctgctgagcccgGAGCAGCAGCCGGAGCTGGGGGCACTGCAAGGGGACTTGGACTGGGAAGCCTTCTTCTACACCAACCGAC AAAGCAGCTTCATCACCATCTCGAACCGTGACTCTCCACTTCTGGAGCTCACAGAACCAAACAGCCCCGCAGAACACGAGCCAGAGCGGACGGCACACGGGCACCACATCCACCAGCTCCAGGatggccaggagcagcagcagctcctcactgaaGCCAGCGTGAACAACCTGGACTTTGATGAAACCTTCATGGCCACTTATTTCCTGCAACAGGAGTTGGACAAAGAGACAAACGACTGTCTCTACTACTGA